The following coding sequences are from one Salvia hispanica cultivar TCC Black 2014 chromosome 3, UniMelb_Shisp_WGS_1.0, whole genome shotgun sequence window:
- the LOC125212176 gene encoding protein saal1 isoform X2, with the protein MSNSASEEHDHGDGVEELGELREPPYQNPSAPPHESFDVSTTVDPSYVISLIRRLLPSDVNGLVREEPAAEGVIEDATNLPENGGEAEAMESSENHDKLEGRELSNGYKDEGGTVGERTWEECGCILWDLAASEDHAQFMVQNLILEVLLASLAVSPSSRITEISLGIIGNLACHETARKCIASVNGMVGAIVEQLLIDDVPCLCEACRVLSLCLQGGEGIIWAEALQPEHILSRILWIAENALNPQLIERSVGLLMAILESQQEVATILVPPLLKLGLSSLLIKLLAFEMTKLKEDRTPERYSVLDLILRTIEELSTMDNCSEEICENKELLQLARELIDLPDKFEVASSCVTAAVLIANILTDATHFTSDLSQDLNFLKGLFDVFPFASEDTEAQTAIWSIISRILTVLQEREMTPAILNFLVSILASKLDLIEDELLAHPSDHEEQSTSDTSGAKLDARLVSMKRTFDILTYWKSSDDSIKNTSFAEGCCIKEEDVDKLLDLCRKASRFTTSL; encoded by the exons ATGTCAAATTCAGCTTCTGAAGAGCACGATCACGGTGATGGAGTGGAAGAGTTAGGGGAGTTACGTGAGCCGCCTTATCAGAACCCTTCCGCACCTCCTCACGAG TCATTCGATGTATCAACAACGGTTGATCCAAGTTACGTGATATCTTTGATAAGGAGACTTCTGCCATCGGATGTGAATGGTTTGGTTCGTGAAGAACCAGCAGCTGAAGGCGTAATAGAGGATGCCACAAACTTGCCTGAAAATGGCGGAGAAGCTGAAGCAATGGAATCTTCTGAGAACCATGATAAATTAGAGGGACGAGAACTGTCGAATGGTTATAAAGATGAAGGAGGAACTGTTGGAGAACGAACTTGGGAAGAATGTGGATGTATTTTATGGGATCTTGCCGCAAGTGAAGATCATGCTCAATTTATG GTTCAAAATCTCATCCTTGAAGTGCTTTTGGCTAGTCTTGCAGTTTCTCCATCCTCGCGTATTACT GAGATTAGTCTTGGAATCATCGGAAACCTTGCTTGCCATGAAACTGCCAGAAAATGTATAGCCTCTGTTAATGGAATGGTTGGAGCTATAGTTGAGCAATTACTTATTGATGATGTACCTTGCCTCTGTGAGGCCTGCAG ggtGTTAAGCTTGTGCCTGCAAGGAGGTGAAGGTATTATTTGGGCAGAAGCATTGCAGCCGGAGCATATCCTCTCTCGTATCCTCTGGATTGCTGAAAATGCCCTGAATCCACAGCTTATTGAAAGG AGTGTAGGTTTATTGATGGCTATTTTGGAGAGTCAACAGGAAGTAGCAACTATTCTTGTTCCACCTTTGTTGAAATTGGGCCTTTCAAGTCTTCTGATTAAACTCTTGGCTTTCGAAATGACCAAATTAAAGGAAGATAGGACGCCTGAGAG GTATAGTGTGCTGGATCTGATTCTACGGACAATTGAAGAGCTCTCGACTATGGATAACTGTTCAGAagaaatatgtgaaaataaAGAGCTGTTACAATTAGCACGAGAGCTGATCGATCTTCCTGATAAATTCGAG GTTGCCAGTTCTTGTGTGACTGCTGCAGTGTTGATAGCGAATATCCTTACTGATGCAACCCACTTCACTTCTGACTTATCACAAG ATTTGAACTTCTTGAAGGGTCTATTTGATGTGTTCCCCTTTGCTTCTGAGGACACAGAAGCTCAGACTGCGATTTGGAGCATTATTTCGAGAATATTGACAGTACTTCAAGAAAGGGAGATGACTCCAGCAATATTGAACTTTCTCGTTTCAATTCTTGCAAGCAAATTGGATCTGATTGAAGATGAACTCCTTGCCCACCCATCCGATCATGAAGAACAAAGTACTTCTGATACTTCTGGCGCTAAACTTGACGCCAGACTTGTTTCT ATGAAAAGAACCTTCGATATTTTGACGTATTGGAAATCATCCGATGATAGCATAAAGAACACATCTTTTGCTGAAGGCTGCTGCATTAAGGAAGAAGATGTTGATAAACTGTTGGATCTCTGTCGCAAAGCTTCCAG GTTTACTACCAGCCTATAG
- the LOC125212176 gene encoding uncharacterized protein LOC125212176 isoform X3: MSNSASEEHDHGDGVEELGELREPPYQNPSAPPHESFDVSTTVDPSYVISLIRRLLPSDVNGLVREEPAAEGVIEDATNLPENGGEAEAMESSENHDKLEGRELSNGYKDEGGTVGERTWEECGCILWDLAASEDHAQFMVQNLILEVLLASLAVSPSSRITEISLGIIGNLACHETARKCIASVNGMVGAIVEQLLIDDVPCLCEACRVLSLCLQGGEGIIWAEALQPEHILSRILWIAENALNPQLIERSVGLLMAILESQQEVATILVPPLLKLGLSSLLIKLLAFEMTKLKEDRTPERYSVLDLILRTIEELSTMDNCSEEICENKELLQLARELIDLPDKFEVASSCVTAAVLIANILTDATHFTSDLSQEAQTAIWSIISRILTVLQEREMTPAILNFLVSILASKLDLIEDELLAHPSDHEEQRFLCTSFPITLFPLLTWQMKRTFDILTYWKSSDDSIKNTSFAEGCCIKEEDVDKLLDLCRKASRFTTSL, translated from the exons ATGTCAAATTCAGCTTCTGAAGAGCACGATCACGGTGATGGAGTGGAAGAGTTAGGGGAGTTACGTGAGCCGCCTTATCAGAACCCTTCCGCACCTCCTCACGAG TCATTCGATGTATCAACAACGGTTGATCCAAGTTACGTGATATCTTTGATAAGGAGACTTCTGCCATCGGATGTGAATGGTTTGGTTCGTGAAGAACCAGCAGCTGAAGGCGTAATAGAGGATGCCACAAACTTGCCTGAAAATGGCGGAGAAGCTGAAGCAATGGAATCTTCTGAGAACCATGATAAATTAGAGGGACGAGAACTGTCGAATGGTTATAAAGATGAAGGAGGAACTGTTGGAGAACGAACTTGGGAAGAATGTGGATGTATTTTATGGGATCTTGCCGCAAGTGAAGATCATGCTCAATTTATG GTTCAAAATCTCATCCTTGAAGTGCTTTTGGCTAGTCTTGCAGTTTCTCCATCCTCGCGTATTACT GAGATTAGTCTTGGAATCATCGGAAACCTTGCTTGCCATGAAACTGCCAGAAAATGTATAGCCTCTGTTAATGGAATGGTTGGAGCTATAGTTGAGCAATTACTTATTGATGATGTACCTTGCCTCTGTGAGGCCTGCAG ggtGTTAAGCTTGTGCCTGCAAGGAGGTGAAGGTATTATTTGGGCAGAAGCATTGCAGCCGGAGCATATCCTCTCTCGTATCCTCTGGATTGCTGAAAATGCCCTGAATCCACAGCTTATTGAAAGG AGTGTAGGTTTATTGATGGCTATTTTGGAGAGTCAACAGGAAGTAGCAACTATTCTTGTTCCACCTTTGTTGAAATTGGGCCTTTCAAGTCTTCTGATTAAACTCTTGGCTTTCGAAATGACCAAATTAAAGGAAGATAGGACGCCTGAGAG GTATAGTGTGCTGGATCTGATTCTACGGACAATTGAAGAGCTCTCGACTATGGATAACTGTTCAGAagaaatatgtgaaaataaAGAGCTGTTACAATTAGCACGAGAGCTGATCGATCTTCCTGATAAATTCGAG GTTGCCAGTTCTTGTGTGACTGCTGCAGTGTTGATAGCGAATATCCTTACTGATGCAACCCACTTCACTTCTGACTTATCACAAG AAGCTCAGACTGCGATTTGGAGCATTATTTCGAGAATATTGACAGTACTTCAAGAAAGGGAGATGACTCCAGCAATATTGAACTTTCTCGTTTCAATTCTTGCAAGCAAATTGGATCTGATTGAAGATGAACTCCTTGCCCACCCATCCGATCATGAAGAACAAA GATTCCTTTGTACATCATTCCCTATCACTTTGTTCCCTTTACTTACTTGGCAGATGAAAAGAACCTTCGATATTTTGACGTATTGGAAATCATCCGATGATAGCATAAAGAACACATCTTTTGCTGAAGGCTGCTGCATTAAGGAAGAAGATGTTGATAAACTGTTGGATCTCTGTCGCAAAGCTTCCAG GTTTACTACCAGCCTATAG
- the LOC125212176 gene encoding protein saal1 isoform X1: MSNSASEEHDHGDGVEELGELREPPYQNPSAPPHESFDVSTTVDPSYVISLIRRLLPSDVNGLVREEPAAEGVIEDATNLPENGGEAEAMESSENHDKLEGRELSNGYKDEGGTVGERTWEECGCILWDLAASEDHAQFMVQNLILEVLLASLAVSPSSRITEISLGIIGNLACHETARKCIASVNGMVGAIVEQLLIDDVPCLCEACRVLSLCLQGGEGIIWAEALQPEHILSRILWIAENALNPQLIERSVGLLMAILESQQEVATILVPPLLKLGLSSLLIKLLAFEMTKLKEDRTPERYSVLDLILRTIEELSTMDNCSEEICENKELLQLARELIDLPDKFEVASSCVTAAVLIANILTDATHFTSDLSQDLNFLKGLFDVFPFASEDTEAQTAIWSIISRILTVLQEREMTPAILNFLVSILASKLDLIEDELLAHPSDHEEQRFLCTSFPITLFPLLTWQMKRTFDILTYWKSSDDSIKNTSFAEGCCIKEEDVDKLLDLCRKASRFTTSL, encoded by the exons ATGTCAAATTCAGCTTCTGAAGAGCACGATCACGGTGATGGAGTGGAAGAGTTAGGGGAGTTACGTGAGCCGCCTTATCAGAACCCTTCCGCACCTCCTCACGAG TCATTCGATGTATCAACAACGGTTGATCCAAGTTACGTGATATCTTTGATAAGGAGACTTCTGCCATCGGATGTGAATGGTTTGGTTCGTGAAGAACCAGCAGCTGAAGGCGTAATAGAGGATGCCACAAACTTGCCTGAAAATGGCGGAGAAGCTGAAGCAATGGAATCTTCTGAGAACCATGATAAATTAGAGGGACGAGAACTGTCGAATGGTTATAAAGATGAAGGAGGAACTGTTGGAGAACGAACTTGGGAAGAATGTGGATGTATTTTATGGGATCTTGCCGCAAGTGAAGATCATGCTCAATTTATG GTTCAAAATCTCATCCTTGAAGTGCTTTTGGCTAGTCTTGCAGTTTCTCCATCCTCGCGTATTACT GAGATTAGTCTTGGAATCATCGGAAACCTTGCTTGCCATGAAACTGCCAGAAAATGTATAGCCTCTGTTAATGGAATGGTTGGAGCTATAGTTGAGCAATTACTTATTGATGATGTACCTTGCCTCTGTGAGGCCTGCAG ggtGTTAAGCTTGTGCCTGCAAGGAGGTGAAGGTATTATTTGGGCAGAAGCATTGCAGCCGGAGCATATCCTCTCTCGTATCCTCTGGATTGCTGAAAATGCCCTGAATCCACAGCTTATTGAAAGG AGTGTAGGTTTATTGATGGCTATTTTGGAGAGTCAACAGGAAGTAGCAACTATTCTTGTTCCACCTTTGTTGAAATTGGGCCTTTCAAGTCTTCTGATTAAACTCTTGGCTTTCGAAATGACCAAATTAAAGGAAGATAGGACGCCTGAGAG GTATAGTGTGCTGGATCTGATTCTACGGACAATTGAAGAGCTCTCGACTATGGATAACTGTTCAGAagaaatatgtgaaaataaAGAGCTGTTACAATTAGCACGAGAGCTGATCGATCTTCCTGATAAATTCGAG GTTGCCAGTTCTTGTGTGACTGCTGCAGTGTTGATAGCGAATATCCTTACTGATGCAACCCACTTCACTTCTGACTTATCACAAG ATTTGAACTTCTTGAAGGGTCTATTTGATGTGTTCCCCTTTGCTTCTGAGGACACAGAAGCTCAGACTGCGATTTGGAGCATTATTTCGAGAATATTGACAGTACTTCAAGAAAGGGAGATGACTCCAGCAATATTGAACTTTCTCGTTTCAATTCTTGCAAGCAAATTGGATCTGATTGAAGATGAACTCCTTGCCCACCCATCCGATCATGAAGAACAAA GATTCCTTTGTACATCATTCCCTATCACTTTGTTCCCTTTACTTACTTGGCAGATGAAAAGAACCTTCGATATTTTGACGTATTGGAAATCATCCGATGATAGCATAAAGAACACATCTTTTGCTGAAGGCTGCTGCATTAAGGAAGAAGATGTTGATAAACTGTTGGATCTCTGTCGCAAAGCTTCCAG GTTTACTACCAGCCTATAG
- the LOC125214389 gene encoding protein kinase dsk1-like isoform X2, which translates to MDEITILKQIAEGDPEDKKCVVKLLDHFKHSGPNGQHVCMVFEYLGDNLLTLIKYSDYRGVPLHMVKEICFHILAGLDYLHRQLSIIHTDLKPENILLLSTIDPAKDPRKSGAELILPSNKSKIVSEPEASKDAKVSRGDLTKNQKKKIRKKAKRAAQKCAGKEETEPDNEASGPEESQRDDNANGRSIDKRSNKSVTEATSGGENGACQGTKGNKRGSRSARQKLLAEVELKCKLVDFGNACWTYKQFTSDIQTRQYRCPEVILGSKYSTSADMWSFACICFELVTGDVLFDPHSGDNYDRDEDHLALMMELLGMMPRKIALGGRYSRDFFNRFGDLRHIRRLRFWPLTKVLREKYELNEKDATETADFLTQILDFVPEKRLTAAQCLNHPWISGRHITPSNKLKEVENGGPENKTEKDATETMEVRVGNIVIDTTSKDSKSAASSVAP; encoded by the exons ATGGACGAGATCACTATTCTAAAGCAAATTGCCGAAGGAGATCCGGAAGATAAGAAATGTGTGGTGAAGCTTTTGGATCACTTCAAGCATTCAGGGCCAAATGGGCAACATGTTTGCATGGTCTTTGAGTACTTAGGCGACAATCTTTTGACCCTGATTAAGTATTCAGACTACAGAGGGGTGCCGCTTCACATGGTTAAAGAAATATGCTTCCACATTTTAGCGGGATTGGATTATTTGCACCGGCAACTGTCGATAATACACACAGATCTGAAGCCAGAGAACATATTACTTCTTTCAACGATAGATCCAGCTAAAGATCCTAGAAAATCAGGTGCAGAACTTATACTCCCTTCCAATAAAAGCAAGATTGTGTCAGAGCCGGAGGCATCTAAAGATGCTAAGGTTTCTCGTGGTGATCTGACTAAGAACCAGAAAAAGAAGATCCGGAAAAAGGCTAAGCGAGCTGCTCAGAAGTGTGCTGGGAAGGAAGAAACTGAGCCAGATAATGAGGCAAGTGGACCTGAAGAATCTCAGAGGGATGATAATGCTAATGGAAGGTCCATTGACAAACGAAGCAATAAATCAGTTACCGAAGCAACCAGTGGTGGGGAAAATGGTGCATGCCAAGGAACAAAAGGCAACAAGAGAGGCAGCCGGTCAGCAAGGCAGAAGCTCTTGGCTGAGGTTGAACTGAAATGCAAATTGGTGGATTTTGGGAACGCCTGCTGGACTTACAAGCAGTTCACCAGTGACATTCAAACTAGGCAGTATAGGTGCCCTGAGGTCATTTTAGGATCCAAGTACTCTACGTCTGCTGATATGTGGTCATTTGCCTGCATTTGCTTTGAGCTCGTCACTGGAGATGTTCTTTTTGATCCACATAGCGGTGACAACTACGACCGCGATGAG GATCATTTGGCGCTGATGATGGAGCTTCTTGGGATGATGCCACGCAAG ATCGCATTGGGTGGGCGATATTCACGAGACTTCTTCAACAGATTTGGAGATCTGAGGCACATCAGAAGATTACGCTTCTGGCCTCTCACTAAGGTTCTCAGAGAAAAATACGAGCTCAACGAGAAGGATGCAACTGAGACGGCTGATTTCCTTACTCAGATACTAGATTTTGTGCCCGAGAAAAGGCTGACAGCAGCTCAGTGTCTTAATCATCCATGGATCAGTGGAAGGCACATCACCCCTTCTAATAAACTCAAGGAGGTGGAGAATGGTGGCCCCGAGAACAAGACTGAGAAGGATGCGACAGAGACAATGGAAGTCCGAGTGGGGAACATCGTTATCGACACCACATCAAAAGATTCCAAATCTGCGGCAAGCTCTGTAGCACCATGA
- the LOC125214389 gene encoding SRSF protein kinase 1-like isoform X1 yields the protein MAEEATAVDTNGDDRSETSDYTSEDEGTDDYRRGGYHAVRVGDTFKHGRYVIQSKLGWGHFSTVWLAWDTQKSIHVALKVQKSAQHYTEAAMDEITILKQIAEGDPEDKKCVVKLLDHFKHSGPNGQHVCMVFEYLGDNLLTLIKYSDYRGVPLHMVKEICFHILAGLDYLHRQLSIIHTDLKPENILLLSTIDPAKDPRKSGAELILPSNKSKIVSEPEASKDAKVSRGDLTKNQKKKIRKKAKRAAQKCAGKEETEPDNEASGPEESQRDDNANGRSIDKRSNKSVTEATSGGENGACQGTKGNKRGSRSARQKLLAEVELKCKLVDFGNACWTYKQFTSDIQTRQYRCPEVILGSKYSTSADMWSFACICFELVTGDVLFDPHSGDNYDRDEDHLALMMELLGMMPRKIALGGRYSRDFFNRFGDLRHIRRLRFWPLTKVLREKYELNEKDATETADFLTQILDFVPEKRLTAAQCLNHPWISGRHITPSNKLKEVENGGPENKTEKDATETMEVRVGNIVIDTTSKDSKSAASSVAP from the exons ATGGCGGAGGAGGCGACGGCGGTGGATACGAACGGCGACGACCGGAGCGAGACCAGCGACTACACCTCGGAGGACGAGGGGACCGATGACTACCGGCGCGGCGGATACCACGCCGTGCGCGTCGGCGACACCTTCAAACACGGAAGATACGTTATCCAGAGCAAGCTTGGCTGGGGACACTTCTCCACCGTCTGGCTAGCCTGGGACACTCAGAAATCA ATACATGTAGCTTTGAAAGTACAAAAGAGTGCGCAACACTATACAGAAGCAGCAATGGACGAGATCACTATTCTAAAGCAAATTGCCGAAGGAGATCCGGAAGATAAGAAATGTGTGGTGAAGCTTTTGGATCACTTCAAGCATTCAGGGCCAAATGGGCAACATGTTTGCATGGTCTTTGAGTACTTAGGCGACAATCTTTTGACCCTGATTAAGTATTCAGACTACAGAGGGGTGCCGCTTCACATGGTTAAAGAAATATGCTTCCACATTTTAGCGGGATTGGATTATTTGCACCGGCAACTGTCGATAATACACACAGATCTGAAGCCAGAGAACATATTACTTCTTTCAACGATAGATCCAGCTAAAGATCCTAGAAAATCAGGTGCAGAACTTATACTCCCTTCCAATAAAAGCAAGATTGTGTCAGAGCCGGAGGCATCTAAAGATGCTAAGGTTTCTCGTGGTGATCTGACTAAGAACCAGAAAAAGAAGATCCGGAAAAAGGCTAAGCGAGCTGCTCAGAAGTGTGCTGGGAAGGAAGAAACTGAGCCAGATAATGAGGCAAGTGGACCTGAAGAATCTCAGAGGGATGATAATGCTAATGGAAGGTCCATTGACAAACGAAGCAATAAATCAGTTACCGAAGCAACCAGTGGTGGGGAAAATGGTGCATGCCAAGGAACAAAAGGCAACAAGAGAGGCAGCCGGTCAGCAAGGCAGAAGCTCTTGGCTGAGGTTGAACTGAAATGCAAATTGGTGGATTTTGGGAACGCCTGCTGGACTTACAAGCAGTTCACCAGTGACATTCAAACTAGGCAGTATAGGTGCCCTGAGGTCATTTTAGGATCCAAGTACTCTACGTCTGCTGATATGTGGTCATTTGCCTGCATTTGCTTTGAGCTCGTCACTGGAGATGTTCTTTTTGATCCACATAGCGGTGACAACTACGACCGCGATGAG GATCATTTGGCGCTGATGATGGAGCTTCTTGGGATGATGCCACGCAAG ATCGCATTGGGTGGGCGATATTCACGAGACTTCTTCAACAGATTTGGAGATCTGAGGCACATCAGAAGATTACGCTTCTGGCCTCTCACTAAGGTTCTCAGAGAAAAATACGAGCTCAACGAGAAGGATGCAACTGAGACGGCTGATTTCCTTACTCAGATACTAGATTTTGTGCCCGAGAAAAGGCTGACAGCAGCTCAGTGTCTTAATCATCCATGGATCAGTGGAAGGCACATCACCCCTTCTAATAAACTCAAGGAGGTGGAGAATGGTGGCCCCGAGAACAAGACTGAGAAGGATGCGACAGAGACAATGGAAGTCCGAGTGGGGAACATCGTTATCGACACCACATCAAAAGATTCCAAATCTGCGGCAAGCTCTGTAGCACCATGA